The Streptomyces avermitilis MA-4680 = NBRC 14893 genome contains a region encoding:
- a CDS encoding ferredoxin: protein MRVELDEPKCVASGQCVVAAPEVFDQRDDDGVAILLDEEPAAGLHDGVREAAAVCPAAAIRLVER from the coding sequence ATGCGTGTGGAACTGGACGAACCGAAGTGCGTGGCATCGGGGCAGTGCGTCGTGGCCGCCCCCGAGGTGTTCGACCAGCGGGACGACGACGGCGTCGCGATCCTGCTGGACGAGGAACCCGCCGCCGGACTCCACGACGGCGTACGAGAGGCCGCGGCGGTCTGCCCGGCGGCGGCGATCCGACTGGTGGAACGGTGA
- a CDS encoding cytochrome P450 — translation MADALAGRAPDATPPVAAYPMPRAVSCPLAPPPALQPLRDEQPITKVRIWNGSTPWLITRHADQRALLTDPRVSNDDRDPGFPYVNAHRAEIAHATPRLITNTDAPEHTRLRRTVNAPFLIKRIEAMRPAVQRIVDGLIDDMLDGPNPADLLTALALPVPSLVIAQLLGVPYADHEFFQRNSNLVLDNSVPAEEARAASGALAAYLDTLLAEKTAAPDADVLSEMGGRIKAGEMTHREAVHMGVAMLIAGHETTATMISLGTLALLEHPEQLAVLRDAEDPKVIAAAVEELLRYLTIVHSGIRRVAKEDIEIGDRVIGAGDGLLFDLHAANWDSEAFPEADRLDLSRPARHHQAFGYGPHQCLGQSLARLELQVVYGTLYRRFPTLRLAAPIDRLAFHHTGTTYGVRCLPVTW, via the coding sequence ATGGCCGATGCCCTGGCGGGCCGCGCGCCCGACGCCACCCCGCCGGTCGCCGCGTACCCGATGCCCCGGGCGGTGAGCTGCCCGCTCGCCCCGCCGCCCGCCCTGCAACCGTTGCGCGACGAGCAGCCGATCACCAAGGTGCGGATCTGGAACGGCAGCACGCCCTGGCTCATCACCCGCCACGCCGATCAGCGCGCCCTGCTCACCGACCCCCGCGTCAGCAACGACGACCGCGATCCCGGCTTCCCCTACGTGAACGCGCACCGCGCGGAGATCGCGCACGCGACCCCGAGGCTCATCACCAACACCGACGCACCGGAACACACCCGGCTGCGCCGGACGGTCAACGCACCTTTCCTCATCAAGCGGATCGAGGCCATGCGGCCCGCCGTCCAGCGGATCGTCGACGGTCTGATCGACGACATGCTGGACGGACCGAACCCGGCCGATCTCCTCACCGCGCTCGCGCTGCCCGTGCCGTCCCTGGTCATCGCCCAGTTGCTCGGTGTGCCGTACGCGGACCACGAGTTCTTCCAGCGCAACAGCAACCTCGTGCTCGACAACTCCGTTCCGGCCGAGGAGGCGCGGGCGGCGAGCGGGGCCCTCGCCGCCTACCTCGACACCCTGCTCGCGGAGAAGACCGCCGCCCCCGACGCGGACGTGCTGTCCGAGATGGGCGGCCGGATCAAGGCCGGCGAGATGACGCACCGCGAGGCTGTCCACATGGGCGTCGCCATGCTCATCGCCGGACACGAGACCACCGCGACGATGATCAGCCTCGGCACCCTCGCCCTGCTCGAACACCCGGAGCAGCTGGCCGTGCTGCGGGACGCCGAGGACCCGAAGGTGATCGCGGCCGCGGTGGAGGAACTGCTGCGCTATCTGACCATCGTCCACTCCGGCATCCGCCGGGTCGCCAAGGAGGACATCGAGATCGGCGACCGGGTCATCGGCGCCGGGGACGGCCTTCTGTTCGATCTGCACGCCGCGAACTGGGACTCGGAGGCCTTTCCCGAGGCCGACCGGCTGGACCTGAGCCGTCCCGCCCGCCACCACCAGGCATTCGGCTACGGGCCCCACCAGTGTCTGGGACAGTCGCTGGCCCGGCTGGAGCTCCAGGTCGTCTACGGCACGCTCTACCGCCGCTTCCCCACACTGCGTCTGGCCGCCCCGATCGACCGGCTCGCGTTCCACCACACCGGCACCACCTACGGCGTCCGCTGTCTGCCCGTCACCTGGTGA
- a CDS encoding response regulator transcription factor: MYGRASERPLLARGDGRHVLIVVDDPEIAELLSTTMELAGFRISVADTAGEAVARLVKRRFDLVVLDADLSDMTELAQEPRLAVVERPRVLLLAEYDSLDRLLPELGPGETDYVTKPLRIAEVLARAQVLLHGRRRVRREGTLGYGDLVLDDSTCQAWRGQRALDLTPAEYRLLRHLLVNANKVLSKERIGRFVRGEFRGGNAIEQLVSRVRRKVDRDGPPLIHTRRGFGYWLG; encoded by the coding sequence ATGTACGGCAGAGCCAGTGAGAGACCCTTGCTCGCCCGCGGAGACGGGCGGCACGTACTGATTGTCGTAGACGACCCGGAGATCGCCGAACTGCTGTCGACGACCATGGAACTGGCGGGCTTTCGGATCAGCGTGGCGGATACGGCGGGCGAGGCGGTGGCGCGGCTCGTGAAGCGTCGGTTCGACCTCGTGGTCCTCGACGCGGACCTCTCGGACATGACGGAACTCGCGCAGGAGCCCCGCCTCGCCGTCGTCGAGCGCCCGCGGGTGCTGCTCCTGGCCGAGTACGACTCCCTGGACCGGCTGCTGCCCGAGCTGGGGCCGGGGGAGACGGACTATGTCACCAAGCCCCTTCGGATCGCCGAAGTCCTGGCCAGAGCGCAGGTCTTACTGCACGGCAGGCGGCGGGTGCGCCGGGAGGGCACACTGGGCTACGGGGATCTGGTGCTCGACGACAGCACCTGCCAGGCGTGGCGTGGACAGCGGGCGCTCGACCTGACGCCCGCGGAGTACCGGCTGCTGCGCCACCTGCTCGTCAACGCGAACAAGGTGCTCTCGAAGGAGCGGATCGGCCGGTTCGTCCGGGGCGAGTTCCGCGGGGGCAACGCGATCGAACAGCTCGTCTCCCGGGTGCGACGCAAGGTCGACCGGGACGGGCCGCCGCTGATCCACACCCGCCGGGGCTTCGGCTACTGGCTGGGGTGA
- a CDS encoding SDR family NAD(P)-dependent oxidoreductase, translating into MPDFSSRAGVAFVAGGTGGIGAAIVRTLARRGSDVVFTYRSQQAAADGLAGEAEAYGRRVVAVRLDLGDEAATARAVSGAAGTPGGLHTLVYAAGPHVPMVHLSRVSPSQYHAQLAADAGAFFNLVHPALPPLRESRGSIVAVTTVATRRFPVRDGLSSGTKGAVEAVARALAAEEGRYGVRVNCVAPGMLTDGMAARLIESGELDEAALEITRGNIPLRRFGDATDIAEAVAFLASDRAGYITGQSLGVDGGYSV; encoded by the coding sequence GTGCCGGACTTCTCCAGCAGGGCAGGCGTCGCGTTCGTCGCGGGGGGCACCGGCGGGATCGGCGCGGCGATCGTCCGTACGCTGGCGCGGCGGGGCAGCGACGTGGTGTTCACGTACCGCTCCCAGCAGGCCGCTGCCGACGGTCTCGCCGGTGAGGCCGAGGCGTACGGACGCCGCGTCGTGGCGGTTCGGCTCGACCTGGGCGACGAGGCGGCCACGGCGCGGGCCGTGTCCGGGGCCGCCGGAACGCCGGGCGGGCTCCACACCCTCGTGTACGCGGCGGGCCCGCACGTACCGATGGTGCATCTGAGCAGGGTGTCGCCGAGTCAATACCATGCCCAACTCGCGGCGGACGCGGGGGCGTTCTTCAACCTGGTCCATCCCGCGCTGCCGCCACTGCGTGAGAGCCGGGGCAGCATCGTCGCCGTCACCACCGTGGCCACCCGCCGGTTCCCGGTCCGCGACGGACTGTCGTCGGGCACGAAGGGGGCGGTCGAGGCGGTCGCTCGGGCGCTGGCCGCCGAAGAGGGACGCTACGGCGTACGCGTCAACTGTGTCGCGCCCGGCATGCTGACCGACGGCATGGCCGCACGCCTGATCGAGTCCGGCGAACTCGACGAGGCGGCGCTGGAGATCACCCGGGGCAACATCCCGCTGCGCCGCTTCGGCGATGCGACGGACATCGCGGAAGCGGTCGCGTTCCTGGCCTCGGACCGCGCCGGCTACATCACCGGCCAGTCCCTGGGTGTCGACGGCGGGTACAGCGTCTGA